A stretch of the Acanthochromis polyacanthus isolate Apoly-LR-REF ecotype Palm Island chromosome 22, KAUST_Apoly_ChrSc, whole genome shotgun sequence genome encodes the following:
- the LOC127532021 gene encoding uncharacterized protein LOC127532021 has translation MHHERMLTQVFHRRRTEQSQGGDGSEASSRDKDVGSLQTGPQYGRRMMTGYLSSKGIQASEGRVGSVLRQVNQPYHADRCLRLRNLNPVPYSAEYMGHKLHLDQNEKLVMFGVTHVLAVDGFSSKIVSHSTMPVKNNLTIYQEVFRNAVLQYGMWDQIRVDHGKEFYLTLFMQEKLASHRNNTVRQPYLQTASTQNHIVERMWAEVNNRVNYPLKTALLQLVDQEELDMEDNVTRYCVSTLTCQVAELGLGRMVQSWNAHRIQGKGFPNQLALGGCPKKLPADCLPEAAEAAQAYRQEVGSSLTQVSLFGRNPFSTAEQQTAAENEFAQQYLDISVLYDNAVNNNPTSYQSGIKDLINIVKRYV, from the exons atgcaccatgagcgcatgctaacgcaggtgttccacaggagacgtactgagcagagtcagggaggagatggatcagaggccagcagcagggacaaggatgtagggtctttacag ACAGGACCACAGTATGGAAGGCGAATGATGACTGGTTACCTGTCTTCAAAAGGAATCCAAGCATCTGAGGGACGTGTTGGTAGTGTCTTGAGACAAGTTAACCAACCATATCATGCTGATCGTTGTCTG AGATTGAGGAACCTGAATCCAGTGCCGTACAGTGCTGAATACATGGGTCACAAACTGCACTTGGATCAAAATGAAAAGCTGGTGATGTTTGGGGTGACACATGTCCTCGCTGTAGATGGTTTCTCCAGCAAAATTGTCAGCCATTCAACAATGCCTGTCAAAAACAACCTGACAATATATCAAGAGGTGTTCAG aaaTGCGGTCCTGCAGTACGGCATGTGGGACCAGATCCGTGTAGACCACGGAAAAGAGTTCTACTTGACCCTCTTCATGCAGGAGAAACTGGCAAGCCACAGAAATAACACAGTGAGGCAGCCATATTTGCAAACGGCGTCAACACAG AATCATATTGTTGAAAGGATGTGGGCAGAAGTCAACAACAGAGTGAACTACCCACTGAAAACGGCTCTCCTCCAGCTCGTAGACCAGGAGGAACTTGACATGGAGGACAACGTGACACGATACTGTGTCTCCACACTCACATGTCAGGTAGCAGAGCTTGGACTTGGTCGGATGGTGCAGTCCTGGAATGCACACAGGATCCAAG GAAAAGGTTTTCCAAATCAACTGGCTCTGGGTGGATGCCCAAAGAAACTGCCGGCAGATTGTTTGCCAGAGGCTGCAGAAGCTGCACAAGCTTACCGCCAGGAAGTGGGGTCATCGCTGACGCAAGTCTCCCTTTTTGGGAGAAACCCATTCTCCACAGctgaacaacaaacagcagctgaaaatgaaTTTGCACAGCAATACTTGGACATTTCTGTGCTCTACGACAATGCTGTGAACAACAATCCGACCAGTTATCAAAGCGGGATCAAGGACCTCATCAACATTGTAAAGAGATATGTGTAG